The genomic stretch TCTGCCCATTGTCTATTCGATGGAGGCGAGCGGCATCTATCACATAGGCCTGCTTTCATTCCTCAATGAGAAGAAAGCATCAGTCTGGTGCTTCAACCCGCTCGTGCTGAGGGGCGAGAGGCAGGGGCAGCTGAGACTGTACCTAAATATTGTGTAATTACTTAACGTTGATCCTCCCGATCCTCTTCCGTACAAACAACTTCCACTCATTGATCTGATCTCTCCTTTCCTATTCCGAACCTGAGCTCGAACAGCTGCCGCAGTTCGTACGTGTTCGATGAGACCGCGGGCAGCGGTCTCCTGAGCC from Candidatus Sysuiplasma acidicola encodes the following:
- a CDS encoding transposase, with translation MSQEWFHAAIVDSNGNTVRSAVKYDNNGSGMESMWNESRSVAEQMHLPIVYSMEASGIYHIGLLSFLNEKKASVWCFNPLVLRGERQGQLRLYLNIV